From the Streptomyces sp. Sge12 genome, the window CCGCCTCGACCTGACCGTGCAACTGCGCCACGAGGACGGGACCTGCCCCTTCACCGCGACCGTACGGGGCCGCCACCGTCCGGCCGGCGTCCGCGCCCTGTTGGGCGCAGCCCTGCGGCACCCCTGGTCCACCGCCCGGGTCTCCGTCGGCATCCGGTTCCACGGCGTACGCCTCTACCTCCGCGGACTCCCGGTCCGCCCCCGCCCCGTCCACCCCCCGCAGGAAGGCACCCTGTGACCGTCTCGTACTCCCCGGCCCACGAGGACGCGCTCGCCCCCGTCGACCCGGCCCGCTGGCCCGACGTGGCGCGGCCGCCCCGCGCCTCGGCGCTGCGCACCGCCGTCGCCGAGCGGATCCTGGGCCGCGCGTTCGCCCGGCTCCCGCTGCGGGTACGGCACGGGAACGGCGAGCGGCCCGTGCCCGGAGTGCCCCGGCAGGCCGGAGCGCTGCCCACGCTGATCCTCCACGACGCCGAGGCCTTCCACCGCCGCATCGCGGCGGACGGCCTGATCGGCTTCGGGGAGTCGTACATGGCCGGGGAATGGGACAGCGACGACCTGGTCGGCGCCCTGACCGTGCTCGCCGTCCACGTCGACGACCTGGTGCCGGCGCCGCTGCGCAAGCTGCGCGACGCATGGGTGCACCGGCGACCGGAGCAGCAGCTCAACACCCCCGAGGGCGCCCGGGAGAACATCCACCGCCACTACGACCTGTCCAACGAGCTGTTCACGCTGTTCCTGGACCGGAGCATGAGCTACTCCTCGGCGGTCTTCGCCGCCTTCCCCGCCTCGCCCGTGACCTTCACCGCCGCCCAGCACCGCAAGATCGACCGGCTCCTCGACCTCGCGGACGTCGGACCGGGCACCCGGCTGCTGGAGATCGGCACCGGCTGGGGCGAGCTGGCGATCCGGGCCGCCGCCCGGGGCGCCCGCGTGCGGACCGTGACGCTCTCCGCCGAGCAGCGCGACCTGGCCCGGGAGCGCATCGCGGCGGCCGGACTCGGCGACCGGGTAACCGTGGAACTGCGCGACTACCGGCAGGTCGAGGGCTCCTTCGACGCCGTCGTCAGCGTGGAGATGATCGAAGCGGTCGGCGCCGAGTACTGGCCCGTCTACTTCGCCGCGCTGCGCCGGCTCCTCGCCCCCGGTGGCCGCGTCGCCCTCCAGGCCATCACCATGCCGCACGAGCGGATGCTCCGTACCGCCCGCACGCACACCTGGATCAGCAAGTACGTCTTCCCCGGCGGGCTCATCCCCTCCCGCGAGGCGATCGCCCGCGAGAGCGCCGCGGCCGGACTGCGCACCGTTTCGGACACCGGCTTCGGCGACCACTACGCGGAAACGCTGCGGCTGTGGCGCGAGGAGTTCGACCGCCGGGCGGACGCGGTCGCGGCCCTCGGCTTCGACCGCACCTTCCGGCGCATGTGGGAGCTCTACCTCGGCTACTCCGAGGCCGGATTCCGCTCGCGCTACCTGGACGTACGCCAACTGCTCCTCACCGCCGACCACGAGCCGGGGGAGCCCCGATGACCCTCGACGGGGGCGCGCTGTCCCTCAACCTGGCCGCCGCGGCCGGCGCCGCGCTCGCCGTCATGCTGGTCACCTTCGCCATCGCCGCCGTCCGGGGCCTGCACCGGATCGTCGACATCGCCTGGGGCGTCGCCTTCGCCGCGGTGGCGCTCACCAGCTGGCTGCTGTCGGCGGGGTACGGCGACGACGGCCGGCGGCTCGCCGTCGCCGCCGCGACGGTCGTGTGGGGGCTGCGCCTCGCCCTGCACATCGCCGGCCGCGGCCGGGGCCACGGCGAGGACCCGCGCTACGCCCGCATGCTCGCCCGGGCGCCCGGCAGCCCCCGGCTCTACGCCCTGCGCAAGGTCTACCTCCTCCAGGGCGCGCTGGTCTGGCTGGTCTCCCTGCCCGTGCAGGTCGCCTCGTACGCGCCCGAGCCCCTCGGGCCGCTCGCCGCGGCGGGCCTGCTGCTGTGGGCCACCGGACTGCTCTTCGAGGCGGTCGGTGACTTCCAGCTCGCCCGCTTCAAGGAACGCCCCGAGCACCGCGGCACGATCATGGACCGCGGGCTGTGGAGCTGGACGCGGCACCCCAACTACTTCGGCGACTTCCTCGTCTGGTGGGGGCTGTACCTGCTGGCCTGCGCGACCTGGCAGACTGCGGCACTCACACTGGTCTCACCGCTGGTGATGAGCGCGCTGCTGATCTGGGGCAGCGGCAAGAGACTGCTGGAGGCGCACATGGCGGACCGTCCCGGCTACGCCGCCTACGCGGCCCGCACCAGCGGGTTCTTCCCGCGCCCACCCCGTCGCACGACCGGGGAGGCCCGGTGACGGCCGGGACGGAGCGCGGCGCGGCGAGAGCCGGCGAGAGCCCGGCGCTGGTGGTCCGTACCGCCCCCGAGATACCCACCGCCGCGGTCCTGCTGCTGCACGGGGGCCGCGAGGACGGGCCGGAGCCGCCGCCCCGGCTGAACCTGCCCGCCCTGCGGATGCGTCCCTTCGCGGCCGCCGTCGCCCGCGCCACCCGGGGACGCGGCGTCCTGGTGGCCGAGGTGCGCTACCGCCACCGCGGCTGGAACGGCCCCCGCTGCGACGCCGCCCGGGACGCCGAGGCGGCGCTCGACCGGCTGCGGGGGATCGCCGGGGACGTGCCGGTGGTCCTCGTCGGCCACTCGATGGGCGGCCGGGCCGCGCTGCGCGCGGCCGGCGCCCCCCTGGTGCACGGCGTGGTGGCGCTGGCCCCCTGGTGTCCGCCGGGCGAGCCGGTGGACCACCTCGCGGGCCGCAGGCTCTACCTGCTGCACGACGAGCAGGACCGGGTCACCTCGGCCGCCGGATCCTGGGAGTTCGTCCGCCGCTCCCGGCTCGCGGGCGCCGACGCCACCGCCATCCCGATGCACACGGGCGGCCACGTGATGCTCCGGGGCGCGGGCGCCTGGCACCGGCGCACCGCCGCACTCGTCACGGGTCTGGTCACGCGCGACTGACCGCCCGCCCGCCCGACAACCCGACCGGGCAGCGATCCGGCGCCGGCCGACCCGTGGTGCTCCCTCGGCCAAGCCCGTGAGCAGGCCGATACGCGCCTATTTGACGTGCACCTGCTAGGGCAAAATGGCAGATGTCACGGGCAAAGCGGTACGGGAAGGTGTGGTCTTGGCATTGCTGTCCTTACCGGTACGGCGCATACGGGCACTACGGGGGACGAGCGGGGTCGGATCGGGCCTGCAACGCGCCCAGTCCTTCATGGTCGTGGCCACCCTGCTGTACCGGGCGAGCCATCTGACGGTGGGCGCCCTCGCCGTCGCCCAACGCGGCTCCGCATTCCCCCTGCAGTACGCGGGATACGCGGTGGCCCTCGGGCTGAGCGCGCTGACCTACGCCACCGCCCTGCGGCGCGGCTGGTTCGACCGGCGGCACATCTGGGCGGACGCCCTGGTCGTCGGCTGCGTACTGCCCCTGGCCCTCTGCGCCTGGGGCGGCGTGCGCGAACCACCCGTGATCGCCTGGGCGATGCTGCTCGGCGGGTCGGCGAGCGCCGTCGCCGCCATCTCCCTCGAACGACTCCACGCCCTCACCGTGATCGCCCTCCTCGCGATCACCCACTTCATCGGCTACCAGGCGGTCGGCGCGAGCCCCGCCGTGATTCTCGGCCATCTCAACTCCATCGTCTCCTCCGCCGTGATGACCTGGCTGTTCCGGTGGTACCTGCTGCGCCAGGGCCGCCTCCTCGACGAGGCCAACGCCCGCGCCGTCGCCGCGGAGTCCCACAAGGCGCGCTACGCCGAGCGCCTGGAACACCACCGCGCGCTGCACGACACCGTCCTCGCCACCCTGACCACCCTGGCGTCCGGCGCGGTCGACGCCAACGCCCCCGAGGTGCGCCGGCGCTGCGCGCGCGAAGCCGCGTACCTGCGCCGGCTGATCCAGCAGACCGCCGCGGAGGTCCACCACCGGGAGATCGGCACGGCCCTGGAGGACGCCGTCTGCTCCGTCGAGAGCCTCCAACTGCGCGTCACCGCCCAGTACCACGACCTGCCGCAGGTGCCGCCCGAGGTCGCCGCCGCCCTGGGCGACGCCGTGCGCGAGGCCCTGAACAACGTACGGCGCCACGCGGGCACCGGACACGCCTACCTCACCGCCACGCGGGACCCGGACGCACACGGCGGCGCCCTCGTCACCGTGGTCGACCGGGGGCCCGGATTCGACCCCGAGCGGTGCGTGCCCGGGCTCGGCCTGCGCGGCTCGGTGCACGGCCGGATGGCCGAGGTCGGGGGCCGGGCGACCGTGGACACCGCTCCCGGCGAGGGCGTACGGGTGGAGCTGAGATGGCCCGGGTGATCACCGTCTCGGTGGTCGACGACGACCGGATGCTCCTCGACGGCCTGCGGGCCTGGCTGGCCGGCGTGCCGGAACTGCGGCTCGTGGCGACCGCCGCCACCGTCGGGGAGCTCCTCGGCGCACCGGACGCCCAACTCCCCTACGGATTCGGCCGGACCGGGTACGCCCCGCCCGACGTCGTCCTCCTCGACCTGGTCCTGCGCGACGGCTCCGCCCCCACCGACAACATCCGCCGCCTGCTGCGCACCGGGAGCCGCGTCCTGATGATCAGCACCGTGCCGGACCGCTCCCGGATCATCGAGGCCGTCCGGGCCGGCGCCGACGGCTACCTGACCAAGGACCACGACCTGCCGACCCTGGTCGCCGCCATCAAGGACCTGGCATCGGGCAGCGGCGCCCTCTCCGCGGAGCTCGCCTTCGCCTGCGCCTACGACGACAGCCCCGCACGCCCCCGGCTCTCGCCGCGGGAACGGCAGATCCTGCTCGACTACGCCTCCGGACTCACCCTGAAGTCCGCCGCCCGGCGCGCCGGCATCACCGTCCACACCGCCAAGGACTACCTGGACCGGGTCAAGGCCAAGTACCAGCAGGCGGGCCGCCCCACCCACACCAAGCTCGATCTGGCCAGGCGGGTACGGGAGGACAGTCTCGACGCGGGCTGACCCCCCGCACAAGCCCCCCAAACGGACGGCTACAAGGGGCACCCGCACCACCCCTATCGTCACCCCCGGCGGCGCCTCGGAGGGCCCGCCGGAAAGGGGACGAGCCGGTGTCCATTTTCTGGCCGGCGCTGCCGGAGGACTGTACCGCCGCGGCTCCGAACGGCAGCCCGCACCCCAGACGGGGCGAACTCATCGGGCGGGGACCGGAGATGGGGCAGATCATGGCCGCGCTGGCCGCCGCCCGGTCCGGCCGCGGGGCGGCGCTCTTCGTCACCGGCGAGCCCGGGGTGGGCAAGACCCGGCTCGCCGCCGAGGCCCTCGCCATGGCCGCCGAGACGGACATGGTCACGGTACGGGGGCGGGCCAGCGCGGTCGGCCCGCCCGTCCCCTACCGGCCACTGGTCGAGGCCCTGCTCCTGCTGGCCCGCGCCGGCCTGCTGCCCGAGCCGGACGAACTCGGCCGCTACGGGCCGGTCCTGACCCGGCTGCTCAGCGGCGCCCGGGCCGCCGACGCCGATGCCGACGCGGCCTCGCACCTCATGGTCGCCGAGACGATGCTGCGCCTGCTCGACGTCGTCGGGGAACACCGCGGCTGCCTGCTCGTCCTCGACGACCTGCACGACGCCGACCCCGGAACCCTGGCGGTCCTCGAATACCTCCTCGACAACCTCGCGCAGCAACCGGCCGTCCTGCTCCTCGTCACCGGGTGCGCACCCTGCGAAGCAGCCGAGCTGACCACCCGGGCCCGGCTGCGCGGAGCCGCCGCCGTGCTCGAACTCGACCCCCTCAGCCGCCCCGACGTGCACCTGCTCATCGCCGCCGAACTGCGCGTCCCCCCGGCCGAGGTCTGCCCCGACCTCGTCCACCGTGCGGTGGACAGCAGCGCCGGAATCCCCTTCGTCGTCAAGGAACTCGTCCACGACCTCGGCGGCCGCCCCGCCCACCACGGCCCGCGGACCCCCTCCGTACCGCCCACCGTCGCGGACGACGTCCGGCGCCGCACCGGGCGCCTCGGCCCGCTCGGCGGGGAACTCCTCGGCATGGCCGCCCTGTTCGGCCACCGCTTCCCCCTGCCCGTACTGGAGCGCGCCCTCGGCCGCGACCACGCCGAGCTGTCCGCGGTACTGCGCGCCGCGGTCGCCTCGTACCTGATCACGCCGGAGGGGCCGGGCGCCCAGTGGTACACCTTCCGCCACCGGCTGGTCGCCGAGGTCCTGCTGGACGACCTCGGCCCGGGGGAGCGGGCAGGACACCTGCGCCGGGCGGCCCGCGCGCTCACCGACCTGCACCCCGCCCTGCCCGGCACCTGGTGCGAGCACGCCGCCCTGCTGCACGAGCACGCCGGCGACACCCCGGAAGCCATCCGCCTGTACTGCGAGGCGGCCGGCCGCGCGACCGGCGAGGGCACCGCGGACCGGGCGGTGGAACTGCTCACCCGGGCCCACCGGCTCGTCGAACCCGGCACCGCACCCGAACTGCACGCCACGGTGCTGGAGCGGCTGCTCGACGCCGTCGCCCGCTCTGCGCGGTTCGACCGGCTGCCCGCGCCCGCCGCCATCCTGGACACCCTCGGCGGCGACGGCGGCGAACACGACATCCCCGCCCAGCGGCGGGCCGCACTGCACGCCCGGCTCAGCGACATCGCCACCCTCACCGGCCGCCCCGCGGAAGCCCTGTGGCACCTCGACATCGCCCGCTCACTGCTCGGCGGCCACCCCGCCGACCAGTACGCCGCCCTCGTGGACCTCTGCGCCGTACAGGTGGAACTGAGCCGGCTCGCCCCCGACCGGCTGCGCACCGCCACCCGCTACGCCCACCGGGCCCTGGAGGCCGCCCAGCGCGTCGACCTGCCGGACGTGGCCTGCCGCGCGCTGCTGCTGCTCGGCCAACTGGCCCGGGAACAGGACGAGCCGACGGCCGCCGCCCACTTCCGAAGGGCCCGCGCCATCGCCCTCGCACGCCGGCTCCCCGTACCGCGGATGGCCGCCGACGTGCACCTGGCCACCGTGGTCGCGAGCCACGACGGCCACCCCGCCCGGATCGAAGCGGCCCGGCAGGAGGCCCTGCGCATGGGCCTGCTGCCGCTGGCCCACGAGACGGGCTTCGTCCTCGCCCTGGACCGCATCCAGCACGGCCGGTTCGACGAGGCCCGCGACCGGATACGCGAGGCCGCGGCCGACGCCTCACGGCTCGGACTGGGCCGCCCCCTGGCCATGCTGCGGCTCGCCGACGCCGTACGGTACGCGCACCAGGGCCGCCGCGCCGAGATGCGCGGGGCGCTGGAGCGACTGGCCCCGCTGCTGGACGCCGCGCCCGGCGTCCGCGCGATGTCGTACGGGCTGGCCCGGGCGTTCTGCTCGCTGCTGGAGGAGCGGCCCGAGGCGGCCGGACAGGAGTTCGCCCAGGCACTCGCCTACGACGCGGAGAACCCCGCGCTGGGCGACTTCGGCAAGCACGGCATCGTCCTGCTGCTCGGCGTCCTCGACGGCCGGATGGGGCGGCGCCACCACACCGAGGTCGCGCGGGCGAGCATCAGCGGGACCCGCTGGAACCACCAGTTCACCGGCCTCGCGGACGCCGTGCTGCTCGGCCGCGAGGGCCGCCCCGACGAGGCGACGGCCGCCGCGGGCAAGGCACTGGAGGCCGCCGCACTCTTCCCCGTCGCACGCCGGCTGTCCCTGCGCCTGGTCGCGCAGGCCGCGTACGAGGACGGCTGGGGCACGCCCGTCGCCTGGCTGCGCGAGGCGGAGGAGTACTTCCACGGCGCGGGCCTCCAGGCCGTCGCCGGCGCCAGCCGGGCCCTGCTGCGCGGCATGGGCGCATCGGTCCGGCAACGGCGCACGGGCACCGAACGGGTCCCGCCGGACCTGCGCCGGTGCGGGATCACCGTCCGGGAGTTCGAGGTGGCCCGGCTGGTCGCCGAACGGATCAGCAACAAGGACATCGCCGGAAGGCTGCACATCTCGCTGCGCACCGTCGAGAAGCACGTGGCGAACCTCCTGCAGAAGACCGGCCACCCGAACCGGACGGCCTTCGCGAGCGCCGCCCGCGACCTGGTCGCCTGACGGGCCCGACCGGCAGCACACCACGGGCTACGAGAGCCGGGCCAGCGGGTGCCGGGCCGCCAGGGTCACCACCCGGTCGAAACGTCCGTCGAGGTCCTCGTCCCCGTGGTGCACCACCAGCAGGGCCCGCCCCGCGGTCCGCTCGCGCAGCAGCCCGAACACCAGCTCCCTGCCGCGGTCGTCGAGGTTCGCGAAGGGCTCGTCGGCGAGGTACGCGTCCGCGTCCTCGCACAGGAGCGCGGCCACCGCGACGCGCTGGCGCTGGCCGGAGGACAGCTCCGAGGGCAGCCGGCCGGCCTGCGCCCCGAGGTCCAGCGCCGCGCGTAGCCGCTCGTCGGGGACGAGGTCGCGCACCGGCAGCGGAGGCAGGTTCACCGGGGCGGTCAGGCTCGCCACCCGGGGCGGCAGGGTGACCGACCCGGCGTCGGGGGCGAGCGTTCCGGAGACGATGTGCAGCAGGGTGGTCTTCCCGCAGCCGTTCGGGCCGCGCAGCAGTACGTGCTCGCCGGCCCGCAGCTCGAACGCGTCGATCGACACCCCGGCCACCCCGCCGTTACCGCCGCCGCCGGCACCACCGGCCCCACCGGCCCCGGACCCGCCCTCGCCCCCGGCCGCCCCGCCGTACACGACGCGGGCCCCGTGGACCCGTACCAGGGCCCCTTCGTCGTGGTACGGCGTTGCCCGGGACTCCCGCAGGGACTCGATCCGCTCGAGGACGGCGGTGCTCCGGCGGGCCTGCGGAATCATGTTGATGAGGTCGAACATCCCGGTCACCGCCCGCCACAACGAGTTGACGAAGGCGAGGAAACTGCCGAAGGACATCCGGCCGGAGAAGACGAAGAAGGCCCCCACGACCATCGAAGCGGTGTCCGACAGGTTCATCACCAGGTCGCTGAGGGTCCGCTGGCGCTGTGCCAGCCGGAAGTTGACGAACACGATGCCGAGGAACCCGCTCAGGGCGTCCCGGTTCGCGGCGCGCGTGCCCGGCAGCAGCGACGGCAGCCCGCGCAGGGCGGGGAACGCCTCCAGCGTGCGGGTCAGCGTGTTGACGTACCGGGCCTCCGCCTCGCGTTCGGGGCCGGTGTTCGCCTCGATCCGCCTGCCGAGCCGGTTGCTGACGAACACCAGCGGCGGCACGATCACCAGCAGGATCAGGCTCGCCTGCCAGGACAGGTACAGCAGCACCCCGAGGAAGACCGCCGAGGTGACCGCCTGCCGCGCGATCCGCAGCGCCACGTCGAGAGCCGGCAGGACCCCCTGCGCGACGTCGTTGTGGATGCGGCTGACGAACGAGGCGTTGCCCTCCCGCGACACCTTCCGGCCGTCCAGGCCGAGCGCGCGGCCCAGCAGCTCCGTCTCCAGCACCAGCGTGAACGCGTTCTCGAACCGCTTGCGGCGGCACGCGATCCAGTACCCCGTCGTATTGAGGGTCAGCCCGAGCACGAGGTAGGTGAGGCCGAGGAACAGGAAGCGCCGCAGGTCCGCGGTCAGGATCGCCTCGTCGAACAGGGCCTTCAGCAGCAGCGGGTGCAGCAGCGCCTCCAACCCGCTCGTGGTGGTCTCCGCGACGAGGATCACCACGAACGGGGCCCGGTGCCCCCGCAGCGTGCGCCAGAGCTGCCTCACCGCCCGACCTCGTCCAGCAGGAAGTCGGCCGGGCCGCCCCGGTTCACCCGGTTCAGCACCCGCAGCACGCCCGCCGAGCCGGTCAGGTAGTCGGTGGAGCAGCGCAGCAGTCCGTCGCCCGGGAGGGCCAGCAGGGGCGGCCGGCCTGCGGCGCGCGGCGGCCCGAAGCGTTCGGAGGGCTCGAAGAGGAAGACCCTGCGGACGAAGTCGAGCTGGCGCAGCGCCGTATCGCGGTACGACCGGTCGCCGGTGAACTGCGCCGCGTCCAGCAGCGCGTCGGCGACCCCGGCCATGCCGAAGGCGTACCCCGGCATCACCGAGTACCGGACGTCCAGCCCGCGCAGGACGGTGCGGGCCGCGTCCAGGTCCCCGTAGCGCAGCAGTACCTTCAGCACGCCCGCGGAACCGACCTCGACGTACGGCTCCATCGTCCCCTCGTGCGCGAACATGACCGGGCCGCCCTCGTCGTCGATCGGCTCGGCGTGGGCCATCTCCCAGTCGAGCGCCTCCCGCCCGAGCCGCAGGTAGCGGGCCTCCCCGGTCACCTGGTGCATGCGCAGCAGGAACATGGCGACCCCGGCCTGCCCGAAGCCCAGCCCGGTCAGCGGCCCCTTCGCGGAGAACTCGTTCAGCCAGTGGGTACGTCCGCCGTCGCGCCGCGCCGTCTCGCACAGGGCCTGCGCGCACTCCTGCGCCGCGGCGAGGTCGCGGGGGTCGTGGCTGCGCAGGAAGAAGCGCAGGTTCGTCATGCCGACCCCGGAGAGGCCGTAGTAGAAGGTGTGGTCGCCTTTCTCCACCGCGCGCCGGTTGGCCTGTGCCAGCAGTTCGCGCGCCTGGATGCCGAGCCCGAGCGTGTCGGCCGCCCAGGCGATGCCGGACAGGCCGTTCATCAGGCCGTCCGGGTAGCGGGCCGGATCGATGCCCGCCAGTCTGCGGCTCAGCCAGGCGCGCCATTCGGGCCGGACCGGGATGCCGCTGGAGTGCAGCGCCCACAGGACCCCGCCGGCTCCGAAGCCCAGGCTCAGCGGGTTGGTGACGTGGGCGAACGGGTCCACGGGGAACAGCGTGTCGCGGCCGGTGTCGGCGGTGGCCAGGACGAACGCGCCCACCGCGGCCTCCGCCTCCGCCAGGGCGAGCCGCTCCTCGACGACCGGGCGCCGGGGCGCGGTCTCGACCCGGTCGAGCAGGTCGCCCTCGTCCTCCAGGGCCTTCAGCACGCCGTCGAGGTCGATGCGGTCCCGGGCCAGGTCGGTGATCAGGTCGTGGACCCGCGCCGGCCAGCCCAGTCCCTCGGTGATGAAGATGCGGTACAGGTCGAGGACGTCCTCGCGCAGGTACGACATGGCGGCGATCGGGAAGACGAAGTACGCCATGGTGGAGGCGAGGGCGTACCGGTCGCCCTCCGGCCCGTACGCCTTGAAGCGGTTGCGGGAGAGGCTGAAGCCCGGGGTGTACAGCTCGACCGGCTGTTCCAGCGCCGCTTCGGCGCTCCCGGTGCTCCCGGCGCCCCCGTCGGGGGTCTCGGCCAGCCGGCAGGCCTCCAGGTCGACGATGGTCACCTCGTAGGTGTCCGGGTCGATCAGCAGGTTCGCGGCGGTGAAGTCCGCGAGGATCACGCCGCGGTCGTGTGCGGCCCGGATCGCGCGGGCCAGCCCGCGGAAGACCGCCAGGAAGATCCGCAGGTACTCCCGCGACCGCTCGATGTCGAACCCCGGCCGCGCGAGCGGATTGCGTTCGAGGAGCACGGAGCGGATGTCGGAGCTGTCGACGAACTCCTCGGCGATGTAGTGGTGTTCCCAGTGCCGGAACCGCGCGATCGGCGCCGGGTACGCACCGACGTCGGCCAGCCGGTTCAGGAACATCCACTCGCGGCCCAGGATGTCCACGGCGTCGTGGTCCTGGCGGGGGTTGATGTTGGTGTGCGGGCGGGCTTCCTTCAGGAGCACCGGGCGGTCGTCGTCCTCGGTGTCCTCGGCGGTGTACACGCCGCCGCTGTTGGAGAACTGGATCGCGCCGGTCACCCGGAAGCGGCCCCCCAGCAGCTCGCCGTCCCCCTCGTCCCCCTCGTCCCCCTCGGGCTTCCAGTCGTCGAACGGCCAGGGCACCCAGCCGGGCCGCGCGTGCCCCGGGCGCCGGTCGTCGGGGACGGGGCCGTCGGGTCCGAGGATCCGCGGCCGCCTGCGCCCGAGGACGTCGACGGTGTGCGTGTCGAGGAACTGGCCGTAGCGGAAGTAGAGCGCTTTGCTGTCCCGGTAGCGCAGGTCCGACAGGACGTAGGCCCCCTCGACGCCGTCCAGGAGGCGGGCCAGGTCGGCCAGGCAGCTGCGGAACTCGTCGTCGTCGCGGGGGTAGACGGTGACGAGCTTGCCGCCGCTGCCCCGGGAGATGGACTTGGAGTTGAGCATCTCGAAGATGTTGAGGTCGAGAGCGATCTTGAAATCGATCCCGCGCTCCGTCAGGTGCCCGATCACCGAGGTGGCGACCTCGCGCACGTGGCGGTGGCTCGACGACACGTGGATCTTCCAGCCCTGAGCGGGCAGGGCCGGGTTGTGCCGGTGGCTCCACCAGATGCCGCTGCGGACGAACCGGGCCCGCACCGTCTCGTCGAACGCGGCGAGGAAGTGGTCCGCGTTCGGCTCGTAGAAGACGTCGAGCGGGTCGAAGAACAGGGTGTCGTTCCACGCGAAGAGGAAGCGGTAGACCCAGCGTTCGTTGCGCATGTCAGCCTCTGTGATCGTCCGAGGACCGCCGACGGCAGCGGCCGTTGGGAACAGCGGGTCCGTGCGGGGGCGCGCCGAGCCCCCGCACGGACCGCCGGGTCAGTTCGGGTTCTCCGGCTCGTGCGGAGACTTGCAACAGTTGCTGTTGCTGCTCGTCAGGCTGACGGTGGCGGCAGCGCTCTGTGTGGTGCGGGCTTCCATGTTCTGAAGCTTGAGGACGCTCATCCGGATCACCTCCTCGAAGGTCGAGTGCGCGGGTCGCGCGGCTGATGTCGATTCCTTGCCGGCCGATCGGCAGTTCCGACTCAACGCCATCCGCTCCACCCGCACATGGGCGGTGGCCCCGCATAATCTCCGCCCGCGCCCCCCACCGCAGTGCCGACCCGCAGCGCGCACAATGGTGGTGGTCCGTACGCTCCGGCCGGCGGCCCGCGGTGTGGTAGAGACGGGCCCTGTCAGACCCGGTGGCTAGCCTCGGCCGTATGTCTGAGACCTCCGCGGGTGCGCCCGACGACGTGAATGCCCCGCTGCCCGATCAGCGGTGGACCGTGCAGTGGGCCGACGGACCCGTGCCCGACCACCGGCGGCTGCGCTCCCTCACCGGCCACAGCGCCCCGGTCCGGTCGGTGGCCACGGCGGTCGTCGACGGCAGGGCGATCGTGGTCTCGGGCAGCCGGGACACCACGGTGCGCTTCTGGGACCTGGCGACGGGCGAGCAGCTGCACGCTCCGGTGACCGGCCGCACCGACCCGGTGTCCTCGATGACGACAGGGGTCCTGTCCGTGGCCACGGCGGAGGCCGACGGGAGGCCGGTGGCCCTCACCCTGCACGAGGACGACTCGGTCCTCGCGTGGGACCTGGCCACGGGCCGCGCGGCGGGGGAGTTCGTCAGGCTGGTCGAGAGCACCGTCCTGGAGGGGCGCCGGGTGCTGCTCACCCTCGGGGCCGACGGGACCCTGGGCGCGTGGGACCTGCTCACGGGCAGCCGGGTCGG encodes:
- a CDS encoding class III lanthipeptide; the protein is MSVLKLQNMEARTTQSAAATVSLTSSNSNCCKSPHEPENPN
- the lanKC gene encoding class III lanthionine synthetase LanKC is translated as MRNERWVYRFLFAWNDTLFFDPLDVFYEPNADHFLAAFDETVRARFVRSGIWWSHRHNPALPAQGWKIHVSSSHRHVREVATSVIGHLTERGIDFKIALDLNIFEMLNSKSISRGSGGKLVTVYPRDDDEFRSCLADLARLLDGVEGAYVLSDLRYRDSKALYFRYGQFLDTHTVDVLGRRRPRILGPDGPVPDDRRPGHARPGWVPWPFDDWKPEGDEGDEGDGELLGGRFRVTGAIQFSNSGGVYTAEDTEDDDRPVLLKEARPHTNINPRQDHDAVDILGREWMFLNRLADVGAYPAPIARFRHWEHHYIAEEFVDSSDIRSVLLERNPLARPGFDIERSREYLRIFLAVFRGLARAIRAAHDRGVILADFTAANLLIDPDTYEVTIVDLEACRLAETPDGGAGSTGSAEAALEQPVELYTPGFSLSRNRFKAYGPEGDRYALASTMAYFVFPIAAMSYLREDVLDLYRIFITEGLGWPARVHDLITDLARDRIDLDGVLKALEDEGDLLDRVETAPRRPVVEERLALAEAEAAVGAFVLATADTGRDTLFPVDPFAHVTNPLSLGFGAGGVLWALHSSGIPVRPEWRAWLSRRLAGIDPARYPDGLMNGLSGIAWAADTLGLGIQARELLAQANRRAVEKGDHTFYYGLSGVGMTNLRFFLRSHDPRDLAAAQECAQALCETARRDGGRTHWLNEFSAKGPLTGLGFGQAGVAMFLLRMHQVTGEARYLRLGREALDWEMAHAEPIDDEGGPVMFAHEGTMEPYVEVGSAGVLKVLLRYGDLDAARTVLRGLDVRYSVMPGYAFGMAGVADALLDAAQFTGDRSYRDTALRQLDFVRRVFLFEPSERFGPPRAAGRPPLLALPGDGLLRCSTDYLTGSAGVLRVLNRVNRGGPADFLLDEVGR
- a CDS encoding ATP-binding cassette domain-containing protein, giving the protein MRQLWRTLRGHRAPFVVILVAETTTSGLEALLHPLLLKALFDEAILTADLRRFLFLGLTYLVLGLTLNTTGYWIACRRKRFENAFTLVLETELLGRALGLDGRKVSREGNASFVSRIHNDVAQGVLPALDVALRIARQAVTSAVFLGVLLYLSWQASLILLVIVPPLVFVSNRLGRRIEANTGPEREAEARYVNTLTRTLEAFPALRGLPSLLPGTRAANRDALSGFLGIVFVNFRLAQRQRTLSDLVMNLSDTASMVVGAFFVFSGRMSFGSFLAFVNSLWRAVTGMFDLINMIPQARRSTAVLERIESLRESRATPYHDEGALVRVHGARVVYGGAAGGEGGSGAGGAGGAGGGGNGGVAGVSIDAFELRAGEHVLLRGPNGCGKTTLLHIVSGTLAPDAGSVTLPPRVASLTAPVNLPPLPVRDLVPDERLRAALDLGAQAGRLPSELSSGQRQRVAVAALLCEDADAYLADEPFANLDDRGRELVFGLLRERTAGRALLVVHHGDEDLDGRFDRVVTLAARHPLARLS
- a CDS encoding helix-turn-helix transcriptional regulator, with protein sequence MSIFWPALPEDCTAAAPNGSPHPRRGELIGRGPEMGQIMAALAAARSGRGAALFVTGEPGVGKTRLAAEALAMAAETDMVTVRGRASAVGPPVPYRPLVEALLLLARAGLLPEPDELGRYGPVLTRLLSGARAADADADAASHLMVAETMLRLLDVVGEHRGCLLVLDDLHDADPGTLAVLEYLLDNLAQQPAVLLLVTGCAPCEAAELTTRARLRGAAAVLELDPLSRPDVHLLIAAELRVPPAEVCPDLVHRAVDSSAGIPFVVKELVHDLGGRPAHHGPRTPSVPPTVADDVRRRTGRLGPLGGELLGMAALFGHRFPLPVLERALGRDHAELSAVLRAAVASYLITPEGPGAQWYTFRHRLVAEVLLDDLGPGERAGHLRRAARALTDLHPALPGTWCEHAALLHEHAGDTPEAIRLYCEAAGRATGEGTADRAVELLTRAHRLVEPGTAPELHATVLERLLDAVARSARFDRLPAPAAILDTLGGDGGEHDIPAQRRAALHARLSDIATLTGRPAEALWHLDIARSLLGGHPADQYAALVDLCAVQVELSRLAPDRLRTATRYAHRALEAAQRVDLPDVACRALLLLGQLAREQDEPTAAAHFRRARAIALARRLPVPRMAADVHLATVVASHDGHPARIEAARQEALRMGLLPLAHETGFVLALDRIQHGRFDEARDRIREAAADASRLGLGRPLAMLRLADAVRYAHQGRRAEMRGALERLAPLLDAAPGVRAMSYGLARAFCSLLEERPEAAGQEFAQALAYDAENPALGDFGKHGIVLLLGVLDGRMGRRHHTEVARASISGTRWNHQFTGLADAVLLGREGRPDEATAAAGKALEAAALFPVARRLSLRLVAQAAYEDGWGTPVAWLREAEEYFHGAGLQAVAGASRALLRGMGASVRQRRTGTERVPPDLRRCGITVREFEVARLVAERISNKDIAGRLHISLRTVEKHVANLLQKTGHPNRTAFASAARDLVA